The Oncorhynchus keta strain PuntledgeMale-10-30-2019 chromosome 17, Oket_V2, whole genome shotgun sequence genome has a window encoding:
- the LOC118397824 gene encoding fibroblast growth factor 3-like gives MVIILVLLLVNVLHPSHQKTCSSSVVRTSTPQSVGGQSCVLRQRRDAVGRGGVYEHLEGAPRHRKLYCATKYHLQIHPNGKIDGTLEEHNPFSILEITAVDVGLVMIKGLFSGRYLAMNQKGRLHASAAFTQECEFMERIHELGYNTYASRRYRTTPHSSSTGSRRRVSAGRLWYVSINGKGQPRRGLKTRKTEKASLFLPRVLGNEDHDMVHLLINSSLGYRQNALRLTGEQGRGDRDVSISRELDDKSHLSDTWTVGRA, from the exons ATGGTTATAATTCTGGTCTTGCTATTGGTGAATGTATTACACCCCAGTCACCAAAAGACTTGTTCTTCTTCAGTGGTAAGGACATCTACTCCGCAGAGTGTCGGTGGGCAGAGCTGTGTCCTCAGGCAGCGCAGGGATGCTGTGGGGCGCGGAGGAGTGTATGAGCACCTTGAGGGAGCACCGAGACACAGAAAGCTGTACTGTGCCACAAAATATCACTTACAAATACATCCCAATGGGAAAATAGATGGGACCCTGGAGGAGCATAACCCTTTCA GTATATTGGAGATCACAGCAGTGGATGTGGGACTGGTGATGATTAAAGGACTGTTCTCCGGGAGATATCTGGCCATGAACCAAAAAGGACGACTACATGCATCT GCAGCATTCACCCAGGAGTGTGAGTTCATGGAGCGGATCCATGAGTTAGGCTACAACACCTACGCCTCCCGCCGCTACCGGACAACCCCACACTCCTCCTCAACAGGAAGTAGGCGAAGGGTGAGCGCTGGGAGGCTGTGGTATGTGTCAATCAATGGAAAGGGCCAGCCAAGGCGGGGCCTGAAGACCCGAAAGACAGAGAAGGCCTCCCTCTTCCTGCCTAGGGTCCTGGGCAACGAGGACCATGACATGGTTCACCTGTTGATCAACAGTAGTCTGGGGTACAGGCAGAATGCCCTCAGACTCACAGGGGAACAGGGCAGAGGAGATAGAGATGTGTCCATCTCCAGGGAGCTTGATGACAAGTCTCACTTGTCAGACACGTGGACTGTGGGAAGAGCATGA
- the LOC118397825 gene encoding fibroblast growth factor 4B-like, with protein MSVHASWLPVPLLVWGLVCTSVRTAPFAGRQTDTTERHWETLYSRSLARNPWEKREINRDGDYLTGIKRLRRLYCNVGIGFHIQVLPDGKITGIHNENRYSLLEISPVERGVVTLFGIRSGMFLAMNSKGKLYGSGHYNDECKFKENLLANNYNAYESAAHAGMYIGLSKTGKTKKGNRVTPAMTVTHFLPRI; from the exons ATGTCTGTCCACGCGTCCTGGCTACCAGTACCGCTGCTGGTGTGGGGACTAGTGTGTACCTCAGTGCGCACTGCCCCGTTTGCGGGTAGGCAGACCGACACTACAGAGCGCCATTGGGAAACCCTCTACTCTCGCTCACTGGCTCGAAACCCATGGGAAAAAAGAGAAATCAACCGAGACGGTGACTATCTTACAGGCATCAAAAGACTTCGGCGTCTATACTGCAATGTCGGCATTGGGTTTCATATTCAAGTTTTACCAGACGGAAAGATAACTGGAATACATAACGAAAATAGATACA GTCTCCTTGAGATATCACCTGTGGAGAGAGGGGTTGTGACGCTCTTTGGCATCCGAAGTGGTATGTTTCTGGCCATGAACAGCAAAGGGAAGCTCTATGGATCT GGTCATTACAATGATGAGTGCAAGTTCAAGGAGAATCTCTTGGCAAATAACTACAATGCTTATGAGTCAGCAGCTCACGCAGGGATGTATATTGGATTGAGTAAGACTGGCAAAACCAAAAAAGGAAATCGAGTTACACCAGCTATGACAGTGACACACTTCTTACCAAGGATCTGA